Proteins encoded in a region of the Vicia villosa cultivar HV-30 ecotype Madison, WI linkage group LG5, Vvil1.0, whole genome shotgun sequence genome:
- the LOC131607590 gene encoding replication protein A 70 kDa DNA-binding subunit C-like: protein MSRKFSPIKDLNDSKETWRLAVRVVDFWSVINSKGKEHLEMVLMDVSGDRIQVLIRSDHTPKWKARIRENMSCIINNGTVYENDFQWKLCDHDKKFVFIGGTTVKEVEIQNLPPKRFFFKDFNDILGGNCEMNRLEDIIGVVQEINNFQYNNSGKKSFVSLSLKDLKGVIVNCTLWESYGTKFLDFYHDEKNSGAIVIILTHAMIKESQVSNGWSGSKLLINEDIPEITEYLSKLPSNEQTEKPSQSSKGMSLWSGASQFTPVESFVHKAKCISLSELCKVKQDMLCVTVGTTQRFFVSKHGWFYYGCTKCSLKASDVNNPYKCSCGQNVEHAIPRYRVDIYVVDGDSKFRFVFWDSDCADIIGKSADSIYKAMLEEGDDDPMIYPDDLDMLLGKKMAFRAKVQPTFGQASVWKLSYDEEFVKEIEKDYITDEGDSKSLNQNPVVDRVDESIESLSAYGENDPDKQVTNTPSKGSPVYLDAEDSELQAYGTTQLSGTKPAKKVKIESDA, encoded by the exons ATGAGCAGAAAGTTTTCCCCGATTAAGGATCTCAACGATTCAAAAGAAACATGGAGATTGGCCGTTCGAGTTGTTGATTTTTGGAGTGTTATCAACAGCAAGGGTAAGGAGCATCTGGAGATGGTTCTAATGGACGTATCG GGTGATAGGATACAAGTTTTGATTCGTTCTGACCACACACCAAAATGGAAAGCAAGAATACGCGAAAACATGTCTTGCATAATCAACAATGGAACTGTATATGAAAACGATTTTCAGTGGAAGCTTTGTGATCACGACAAGAAATTTGTGTTTATTGGTGGTACAACTGTTAAGGAAGTTGAAATTCAGAACCTTCCTCCcaaaagattttttttcaaaGACTTTAATGATATTCTTGGAGGAAATTGTGAGATGAACCGACTTGAAG ATATCATTGGTGTGGTTCAAGAAATCAACAATTTTCAATACAACAATTCTGGAAAAAAATCATTTGTTTCACTGAGTCttaaagacttgaa AGGAGTCATTGTTAACTGCACATTATGGGAGAGCTACGGAACAAAATTTTTGGACTTCTACCACGACGAAAAAAACAGTGGTGCTATTGTAATAATACTAACTCATGCAATGATAAAGGAATCACAAG TCTCAAATGGTTGGAGTGGATCTAAGTTGCTTATTAACGAAGACATTCCAGAGATAACTGAGTATTTATCAAA GTTACCGTCAAATGAGCAGACTGAAAAGCCTTCGCAGTCTTCGAAGGGAATGTCTCTTTGGTCTGGTGCCTCTCAATTCACCCCAGTCGAAAGTTTCGTTCATAAGGCCAAGTGTATTTCTCTCAGTGAACTTTGCAAGGTGAAACAG GACATGTTATGCGTTACTGTTGGAACAACTCAAAGATTTTTTGTCTCAAAACACGGTTGGTTTTATTATGGGTGTACTAAATGTTCTCTAAAGGCATCTGATGTGAACAATCCATACAAATGTTCATGTGGACAGAATGTAGAACATGCCATACCGAG GTATCGAGTTGACATATATGTGGTTGATGGTGATTCCAAATTTCGCTTTGTGTTTTGGGACTCTGACTGTGCCGACATTATTGGAAAGTCTGCTGATAGTATTTATAAAGCAATGCTTGAG GAAGGTGACGACGACCCAATGATATATCCAGATGATCTTGACATGCTACTTGGTAAAAAGATGGCGTTTAGGGCTAAAGTTCAGCCAACATTTGGCCAAGCATCTGTTTGGAAACTTTCCTATGATGAAGAGTTTGTAAAGGAAATTGAGAAAGATTATATTACTGATGAA GGAGATAGCAAATCTTTAAACCAAAACCCAGTTGTTGATCGTGTTGATGAATCCATT GAGTCGTTGTCGGCATATGGAGAAAATGATCCTGATAAACAAGTGACCAATACTCCATCCAAAGGAAGTCCTGTTTATCTTGATGCTGAAGATTCCGAATTACAAGCGTATGGTACTACCCAGCTCTCAGGAACCAAGCCTGCAAAGAAAGTTAAGATTGAATCGGATGCATGA